GTTTTTCAGCGGCTTCAGTGGGACGCGGTGAGGCGCTGCGGCTGGATTTTTCAGCGTTGGCGTCAGGCTGGACGCGCGGTGCGCTGGGCGTTACAGGTGACGGAATTGCTGGGCTAGGCTGCTCGCCCTCGGCTTTGCCGAATATTTTCTTGAGTGCTTTGAGCACGGTCATCTCATCAATTGGTTAAGGAGTGAACGGTCGCCAGTGTAAAGCAAGAAGCCGGCGCGGCGAAGTGCCGCGCCGGATGATGGCTATTGGCTGTTTTTTACTCAATTTTCGGGAAGGCTGGCAAGCAGCAGGCGCTGCACGTTGCCGCCCATAATTGCGGCAATGTCCGCGTGGCTGAAGCCCGCCTTGAGCAGGCCTTCGGTCAGTTGCGGCAAACCGGTGACATCAAACGGCGCATGAATGGTGCCGTTGAAATCCGAACCCAGCGCCACGTGCTGTACGCCAATCAATTCTGCGGTATAGCGCATTGCCTTGACGATGGCCTCGACCGAAGTGGCGCAGACGGCGGCATCCCAGTAACCAATGCCGATGACGCCGCCGGTGGCTGCGATGGCTTTCAGATGTTTGTCGCTGAGGTTGCGCGGGCCTTTGCAGGTGCCTTCGACGCCTGTGTGGGAGACCAAGACCGGGCGCGTGCTGATGGCCAGTACATCATCAATCAGCGGGCGCGAGGCGTGGGCCAGATCGATCAGCATGGCTTTTTCTTCCAAGCGCTTGATCACTTGCCGGCCTAGTGGGGTCAGGCCGCCTTTTTCCAGGCCGTGGGCCGAGCCGCCTACTTCATTATCGAAGAAGTGGGTCAGGCCGGTGATGCGGAAACCGGCGTCATAGAGCACGTCGACGTTTTCCAGCTTGCCCTCGATCGGTTGCAGGCCCTCGGTGGCGAGGATCGCTGCTACACGCTGCGGGTCTTTCTGCCAAGTGCTGATAAAGCTGGCCAGATCGCCACGGCTCTTGATCATGACCAGACGACCGTCGCTGTTGGCGCTGGCCTCATTGAGCTTGTGCGCCTGATAGAGCGCGCGTTGCAGCAGGCTGCTCCAGGTTTCCTTGGGCCAGCGTTGGGCCATGGCCAGTAGGGTGATGTTGTCGGTTTCGCCACTGTTACGTTCATAGTTGATGCCACGCGGGGTTTTGGTCACGGTGGAGAACACTTGCAGGCCGACGTGGCCTTCGAGCATGCGCGGCAGGTCGGAGTGGCCAAAGTCATAGCGCTTGAGCAGATCGCGCTCCCACAGCAGCACGTCGTCATGCAGGTCGGCGATAAACAGTTGTTGATGCAGCTGATTGGCCGATTCACTGGCGGGGTAAGGCGCGGGGATTCGACGCTGTTCATCTTGCGGTCAAGCAAGGAGGGCAGGGCAAACACGCTGCCGGCAGCGATCAACAGGATTATCAGCAGGGTGATCAAAATTTTGCGCATAAGAAGGTGCCATCCGGGCGTTGTTGTTATGCGCAGCACTCTAGCAAGAGTGAGTAAGAAATGTGATCGAGTGGATTGCAGTACGGTGCTTTAACCTTTGTTTACGATCTCGCGAGCTAGAGTCCTGCAAGACAAAAACAGGCGAGGAAGCGGAGTTTACTGGTGTAAATGAGCATTCCGAGCCTATTTTTAACGCAGCAGGGCCGACGCGCAGCAGATCGTAGGGGTCAGCCGCAGAGGCAGTCGCGGCCTTGTTGCTTGGCCTGATACAGCGCGCTGTCGGCGCGGGCGATCACGCCTTGCAGGCTGTCCTTGGGTTGCATCTGCGCGAGTCCGATGGACACGGTCACTCCCGGCAGCACGCCAATCGGTGAGTGGAATGAGCTGACAGTGCGTAGAGCCAGGCGCAGCCGTTCGCCGATGCTACGGGCTTCATCGATGCCGATTTCCGGTAGCAGGATGACGAATTCTTCGCCGCCATAGCGGGTCAGACTGTCCTTGGGCCGCAGCTGATTGCGCAAGGTGTGCGCTACCAGGCACAGGGCATAGTCGCCGGCAAGGTGACCGTGCTGGTCGTTGTAGGCTTTGAAGTGGTCGACATCCAGCATCAGCATGCACAGTGGCTTGCCATTGAAGGCGCTGCGGGTGCTTTCGCGTTCGAAGATATGTTCCAGCCAGCGGCGGTTATAGGCGCCGGTGAGGGCGTCGATATTGGCGGTCTGTTCGCTGTCGAGGATGATCCGGTTGCCCTTACGCACGCGGTCGCAGAGCAGTTCGAGCATGTTTTGCATCAGTGCTGGCGATTGTTGGAACAGGTTGAACAGTGATTCGCGGTGCAGGCGCAGCACGCAGCAGGGTTCGGTCGCCACTACATAGGCAGACGGGTGTTCATTGTCGATAAAGCTGATTTCGCCGGCGCAGTCACCAACTTTCAGGGTGCTGACGGCCTGGCTCTCGAGCGAGCCCAAGTAGACCTTGAGTTGGCCTTTGAGCAGCAGATAGAGATATTGGTTGCGGTTGAAGGGCGACAGCAAGACTTCGCCGGCTTCCAGATCGCAGGCACGAAACTCCTTGAGCAGCTGGCTGATGCTGCTGGCGGCGACGTTGTTGAACAGTCGCAGATGGCGAAGTTGTTGCAGGTCAGCCTGCCATTTGGCGTTTTTCATTGGATCGGCAGGTGTGACGGTGGGTTGGGAATGTTGGGCATCGCTAACGCTCCCTGCATTAAGGGCGAACACCATGCCTGAACATATTCCGCTGCCTGTGGCCTGACAATCCTTGTCAGACGCGCGGGCGACCAGTGGTATTGAAGTTGAATGGTTGGTCACAAATCTGGCGCGATCCTTGCGCCAGCGCTTGCTTACTCCGTGGGGTGCAGTTCTATGGCCACCGCAAAGCCTGCCAGGCGTTGGGTGACGGCGTCGGCCAGCGCTGCCTGATCCTTGGGCAGGTAAATGTGGGCGACCTGACCGCGTTTGTCGTCGCTCTGCACTTCCACGCGCAGGCGTGCATCCAGCTCAGCCAGTGCAGCCTGGTAGACGCGTGCAATGGCATCGAAGCGCAGCGCCGGTTTGAAGGTTTTACCCACAGCGGTCAGCGGAATGGCGTCGATAATCCAGGCGTCCTTGGGGATCGCCGCGCGTTCGGGGATGTGTTCGGCAGCATGGGCCAGCAATTCGGCTTCGCTAACCTGGGCGCCGGGCTTGAGTTGCACGTAGACCACTGGCAGCTCGCCGGCTTTTTCATCGGGCTTGCCGACTGCGGCGGCCATCGCTACGGCGGGGTGCTTGTGCAGCGCTTCTTCGATCATCTGCGGGTCGATATTGTGGCCGCCACGGATGATCAGGTCCTTGCTGCGCCCGGTCAGCCAGATATAGCCGTCGGCGTCCACGCGGCCCAGGTCGCCGGTATTGAACCAGTCGCCGTCGATCCAGATGCCGGCGTTCTTGCTGCTCTGCAGGTAACCCTTGAACACCGTGGCGCCACGGATGCACAGGTTGCCGATTTCATTGCGGCCGGCCTCTCTTAGGTAGTTGCCCTGTTCGTCGAGCACTTTGATTGCCACTTCGCAATACGGCATCGGCAGGCCGATGGAGCCGGGGCGGCGTTCACCGGCAGGCGGGTTGGCGCAGCTGCCGCAGGTGCCTTCGGTAAGGCCGTAGCCTTCGATCAGGGTCAGTCCGGTTTTGCTTTCGAACTGGCGAATAAGCTCTACCGGCATCGGTGCGGCGCCGCACAGCGCGTATTTCAGCGAGCTGAGGTCATGGCCTTCGCTCGGAACCTGCAGCAGACCGGCGTAGATGGTCGGCACGCCGCTGAAGAAACTGACCTTGTGGTGTTCGATGATTTTCCAGAAATTGCTGATCAGGTTGGGGTTGCGGTACCCCTGCGGCGTGGCCAGCAGCACTTCGGCGCCGCCGATGAAAGCAGTCAGACCTGTAACAATCACCCCGTTGACGTGAAACAGCGGCAGACCGCAGAGGGTGACATCGCCCGGTTCGAAGCCAGTGACCAGGTTCATGCTGTAAGCCATAGCCACTTCGTTACCGTGGCTGTGCGGCGCGAGTTTCGGCGTGCCGGTGGTGCCGCCGGTGTGGAAGTAGCTGGCAATGTCGTCAGGTGCGATGACTCGGCCGCTTTCCAGGTGATCATCCGGGCAGGCTGCGATCAGCTCATCGAAATCCAGCACGCCGTCCGGCAATGGCCCGCGCTGCGCCTTGATGGCGGTGCGCTGTGGTTCTGGCAGCAGATTGGCCATGTCCACACAGATAATTGCCTTGAGCGCTGGCAGTTGCTCGCGCAGGCCTTCGACCTTGGCCCACAGGTCGGTACCGGGGAAGGGTGCGAGGGTCACCAGCAGCTCGGAGTCCGAGGCCTGGATCAGCTCGGCGATATGTTCCGGGTCGAGCAGCGGATTGATCGCATTGACGATCCCGGCCGCTTCGCCGCCCCAGATGGTGAAGTGGGTGTGCGGCAGGTTGGGCAGCAGAAACGACACCGCCTTGCCTGGGCGCAGGCCCAGGCGGTGGAAGGCGTTGGCGGTCTGGGTGATCTTACCTAGCAGTTGCCCATAACTGAGGCGGTAAGCCGCCTCATCTGCCGTGCCCTGGAGGATAAACGAGAGTGCCGGGGCATCCGCTTGCCGCGCTGCGCTGCGGCGGATCAGCTCATAGGTACTGGCCGGCAGGTCGCGCTCGGCCAGTGGGGTTTGCTCAATCAGCTGGATATCACGCAGGGTCTTGATCGCAGGGATGGCAGGCATAGATGTTTTCGCTCGCAGGCAGTCAACTGGTGAACCGTTGCTCCAGCCAGTCGGCGATGTCGCGGATTTCCTCATTCACCACTTCGTGGCCCATCGGGTAATCACGCCATTGCACGCTGACGCCAGAGGCACTCAGGTAGTCATGGGCTGCACGGCCCATGGCCGGCAGAACTATGTCGTCGAATGTGCCATGCAAACACAGGACCGGCAGTTGTCTTTTTGTATCTGCCAGGACGACCTCGTCGCTGAATGTAGGGGCGTAGGTTGACAGTGCAATTACGCCACCGAGCGCAAACTGCCAGCGTAGGAAGGCAGCGTGCAGCACCACCGCGCCGCCCTGAGAGAAGCCAGCGAGGACGATGCGGGCCGGGTCGATACCGCTGTCACGTTGCGCTTCGATTAGTTCGATCACCTGTTGTGCCGAGGCTTCCAGCTGTTCGCGGTTGATCGCGCGGGCTGGGCTCATGGCCAGAATGTCGTACCAGCTGGGCATGGCATAGCCGCCGTTGATGGTTACCGCCTGGGTTGGCGCTTGGGGCAGAACGAAGCGGGTGCTGTGTAAACGCTTCTGCAGCATCTCAGCAACCGGCATAAAGTCGTAGCGGTCGGCACCCAGGCCGTGCAACCAAATGACGCACGCGTCTGCGGCAAGTGTGGGCTGAAGAATCAAGGGTTCGCTCATCTGAGGCTCCGCTGTGGTGCGCGCGCGCTGATTTAGTGCGCGAGAAAATTTAGGGGGTGGCGATTCTAGAAAGAAGTTGTCGCCAGGGTGCAAGTTTTGCTCTTGACCTGTCCGTATGGTGCTCAAGGCGCGGCGCTGGTACGGGCCTTGCTATACACCTTAGGGACTGATGACGTTGCCTGGTAGTGGTAACACTGCCACCAAACTGGGCACGGAGCAGACTGAAATGCCTTTGCTGGCGTTTCACAGGTTCGCCAGGCGCTGCATGCTGTGCGACAAGTCACTTGCTATCTGTCTCTAGCCCATTCAAATAATGGGCGGGTGAGAGTTTATGGCCGCTGGAGCAATCGGCAACTAAACTCGCGCTAAGGTTTGATCCCCGGTTGAGTGTGTTGCTGCCGACACAGTCAACGAGCCCCATAAGGGTACGGTGGTAGAACCGAGACTCCAAACACAACAAAAGCAACTGGAGGTTTTAATGAAGATGGTGAAATCCACATTGGCAGTACTGACCACCGCCGCTGTTCTCGGTGTCAGCAGTTTTGCTCAAGCAGGCGCTACTCTGGACGCGATCCAGAAGAAAGGTTTCGTACAGTGCGGTATCAGCGATGGTCTGCCTGGCTTCTCCTACGCCGATGAGAAGGGTAACTACCTGGGTCTCGACGTTGACGTATGCCGCGCAGTTGCTGCCGCGGTATTTGGTGACGCTACCAAGGTCAAGTACAGCCCGCTGACCGCCAAGGAGCGCTTCACTGCGCTGCAGTCGGGCGAAGTCGACATCCTCTCGCGTAACACCACCTGGACCAGCTCGCGCGATGCCGGCCTGGGTCTGAACTTTGCCGGCGTGAACTACTACGACGGTCAAGGCTTCCTGGTTAACAAGAAACTCGGCGTTTCCAGCGCTAAAGAACTCGACGGCGCAACTGTCTGCATCCAGGCAGGTACCACCACCGAGCTGAACCTCTCCGACTACTTCCGCGCCAACAGCCTGAAGTACACCCCGATCACTTACGACACCTCTGACGAGAGCGCCAAATCGGTTGAAGCGGGCCGTTGCGACGTGCTGACTTCCGACCAGTCGCAGCTGTACGCACAGCGCATCAAGCTGGCTGATCCGGACTCCTATGTGGTACTGCCGGAAGTGATCTCGAAAGAGCCACTGGGCCCGGTCGTACGCCAGGGTGACGAAGAGTGGTTCGATATCGTGCGCTGGTCGCTCTACGCGATGGTCAACGCTGAAGAACTGGGCGTGACTTCGGCCAACGTTGAAGAGCAGGCCAAGTCCACCAAGAACCCCGACGTAGCACGTCTGCTCGGTGCTGAAGGTGAGTTCGGCAAAGATCTGAAACTGCCGAAAGACTGGGCTGTACAGATCGTCAAGCAAGTGGGCAACTACGGTGAGAGCTTTGAGCGCAACGTCGGTACCGGCAGCGAGCTGAAGATCGAACGTGGCCTCAACGCCCTGTGGAACAAAGGTGGTCTGCAGTACGCACCGCCGGTGCGCTGACCGTCCGCTGCCAGTCGCTCGTCCTGAGTGGCTGGCATTGTTCTGATTGATGTGAACCTCATGCCCGCTGATGCGGGCATGAGGGTTCCAAGAGGGCTTCTATGCAAACCACTGCAAATGTCCCGCGCCCCGGTGGATCGGTCTGGACCGACCCCAAGGCGCGTGCCTGGCTATTTCAAATTCTTGCCGTTATCGCCGTTGTGGCGCTCGGCTGGTTTCTGTTTGACAACACCCAGACCAACCTGGAAAAACGCGGGATCACCTCCGGTTTTTCCTTTCTCAATAACAGCGCCGGTTTTGGCATTGCCCAGCACCTGATCGACTACGACGAAAGCAACTCCTATGGGCGTGTTTTCGTGGTGGGTTTGCTCAACACCTTGTTGGTGTCGGTGATTGGTATTGTTCTGGCGACGTTGTTGGGCTTTCTGCTGGGTGTGGCGCGTCTGTCGCCGAACTGGCTGGTCAGCAAGCTGGCCACCGTGTACATCGAGACGTTCCGCAATATCCCGCCGCTGCTGCAGATTTTCTTCTGGTATTTCGCCGTCATGCTCTCCCTGCCAGGACCGCGGCAGAGCATGGGCATTGGTGAAACCTTTTTCCTCAACAGCCGTGGCCTGTATATGCCGGCCCCAAGTCCGACGGACAGCTTCAGCCTGTTTGCTGGTGCGGTGATCGTCGCAATCATCGGCGTGGTGCTGCTGGCGCGCTGGTCGAAGGCGCGCTTTGAGGCCACTGGCAAATATTTCCCGGTGTCTCTGGGGGCTGTGCCGCTGTTGCTGGTCTTGCCTGGTCTGGCTGTGCTGTTGGGCGGTAATCCGCTGCAGTGGAGCGTGCCGGAGCTGACGGGCTTCAACTTCCGTGGCGGCTGGGTGCTGATCCCTGAACTGATGGCCCTGACCCTGGCGTTGACCATCTACACCGCAGCCTTTATCGCCGAGAACGTGCGTTCCGGGATCATGGCGGTCAGCCACGGGCAGACCGAAGCGGCGCGCTCTCTGGGTCTCCCCGCAGGCAAGACCTTGCGTCTGGTGATCATTCCGCAGGCGCTGCGGGTGATCATTCCGCCGTTGACCAGCCAATACCTCAACCTGGCGAAGAATTCCTCGCTGGCCGCCGGTATCGGTTATCCGGACATGGTCTCGCTGTTCGCCGGTACGGTACTCAACCAGACCGGGCAAGCGATCGAGGTGATTGCCATCACCATGAGTGTGTACCTGGCGATCAGTATCAGCATTTCCATGCTGATGAACTGGTACAACAAGCGCATTGCGCTGATCGAGCGGTAAGGGGCAGCCATGCAAACTCATACGTTCAAACCTGATCTACCGCCACCCGCACTCAGCGTCGGTGTGCTCGGTTGGTTGCGCGCCAACCTGTTCTCCAGCTGGTTCAACACCCTGCTGACGCTGTTCGCTGCGTATCTGGTGTGGCTGATTATGCCGCCGTTGATTCAGTGGGCCTTTATCGATGCGGACTGGACCGGTACTACCCGTGCCGACTGCACCAGTGGCGGGGCCTGCTGGGTGTTTGTGCAGCAGCGCTTCGGTCAGTTCATGTACGGTTTCTACCCGAGTGAACTGCGCTGGCGCGTTGACCTGACTCTGTGGCTGGCGATCATCGGTGCTGCACCGCTGTTCGTGCCGCAGATGCCGCGCAAGGCCTTATATGGTCTGGCTTTCCTGGTGGTGTATCCGCTGCTGGCCTTCTGGCTGCTGCACGGTGGCTTTGGCGGCATGTCGACTATACCGACCAGCCAGTGGGGCGGCCTGATGCTGACCCTGGTGATCGCCGCTGTGGGTATTGCCGGCGCCTTGCCGCTGGGCATTCTGCTGGCGCTGGGACGCCGTTCGGATATGCCGGCGATTCGGGTGATCTGCGTGACCTTTATCGAGTTCTGGCGCGGGGTGCCGTTGATCACCGTGCTGTTTATGTCCTCGGTAATGTTGCCGCTGTTCCTGCCTGAGGGCCTGAGCTTCGACAAGCTGATGCGTGCACTGATCGGGGTGATCCTGTTCCAGTCGGCCTATATCGCTGAAGTGGTGCGTGGTGGTCTGCAGGCGATTCCCAAAGGTCAGTACGAGGCCGCTGCGGCCATGGGCCTGGGCTACTGGCGGATGATGGGCCTGGTGATTCTGCCGCAAGCTCTGAAGCTGGTTATCCCGGGCATCGTCAACACCTTTATTGCGCTGTTCAAGGACACCAGCCTGGTGATCATCATCGGCCTGTTCGACCTGCTCAACAGCATCAAGCAAGCCACCACCGATCCGGCTTGGCTGGGCATGGCCACTGAAGGCTATGTGTTCGCCGCGCTGATTTTCTGGATTTTCTGTTTTGGTATGTCCCGCTACTCCCAACATCTGGAGCGCAAGCTGGACACCGGCCACAAGCGTTAGGAGCTAACCCATGAGTGAAGCAAACAAACAGCCTGCGCCTGCTGACGGCATGATCCAGATGCAGGGCGTGCACAAATGGTACGGTCAGTTCCATGTGCTCAAAGACATCAACCTGAATGTGCAGGCCGGTGAGCGTATCGTGTTGTGCGGGCCGTCCGGCTCGGGCAAATCGACCACCATCCGCTGCCTCAACCGTCTGGAAGAACACCAGCAGGGGCGCATCGTTGTTGATGGCACCGAGCTGACCCACGACCTCAAGCACATCGAAGCGGTGCGTCGTGAAGTCGGCATGGTGTTCCAGCACTTCAACCTGTTCCCGCACCTGACCGTGCTGCAGAACTGCACCCTGGCACCGATGTGGGTGCGCAAGATGCCCAAGCGTCAGGCGGAAGAGATTGCCATGCACTTTCTCGAGCGTGTGCGCATTCCTGAGCAGGCCAACAAGTACCCAGGCCAGCTCTCTGGCGGCCAGCAGCAGCGTGTGGCAATTGCCCGTGCGCTGTGCATGAAGCCCAAGATCATGCTGTTCGACGAGCCGACCTCGGCCCTCGATCCGGAAATGGTCAAGGAAGTGCTGGATACCATGATTGGCCTGGCTGAAGACGGCATGACCATGCTCTGCGTAACCCACGAAATGGGCTTTGCCCGCACCGTGGCGAACCGGGTGATCTTTATGGACAAGGGCGAGATCGTAGAACAGAACGAGCCTAACGCCTTCTTCACCAATCCGCAGAACGAGCGCACCAAGCTGTTCCTCAGCCAGATCATTCACTGAGTTCCAGCCGCAACAAAAAAGGGAGCCTTTGGGCTCCCTTTTTATTTGTGCATGGTTTGTGCGCTTAGAGTCTGTTTCGGGTCCCGTGAGCTGGAGCAAAACAAGGCGCTACGTTAGTAACAACCTGCCGCTGTTACTGCGTTGTAACGCAGTTTTGCCGACGCGCAGCAGATCCGAGACGGGCTCTTATTTGCTCTCAGGCCATAGGCGCAATGGCTTGCCTTCGGCGGGCCACAGTTGCAGCTGCTCGGTGGCGGAGAAATCCCAGCGCTTTACCGTGCTCAGGCTGTCGAGAAAGCGCGCTTCCTGCTCCATCAAGGCTGGGGCGCACATCTTGCGGGTGCTGCCGGCGGCGCTGAAGCTCAGCTTGTCGCCCTCCAGGGTGTAGCTGGCAAACCAGTGGTTGCAGCCGGCGTTGCCATAGGCGCGGCCGTCGTCGCCGAGGGTGATGGTCAGGTGGCTGCGGTCGATCAGTGGACGTTCGCCGATCCATTCCACCCGGTAGCTGTGCTCGGTTTCCAGCTGTGGCGCGGATGTGGCGCAGCCTACGAGGCCGGCAGCCAGCAGGCTGATAGTCAGTACGCGTTTCATATAGCCTCCTTGTTGATGCATTTCGGGCACAGGTGCTTGGCGTTTTTCGACTGCCAGCCCAGTTCCTTGATTCGCGCTTCGGCAGCTGGCGCCTGGGCTTTTTTGCCGAGTGCGGCGTCGACGGCAAACTCGAAGTCCAGCTGCGCATCGCAGCTGTCGCAGTTGGCCTGCCAATTGAAGATCGCCAGCTCCTTGAACGCCGGGCCGGTGGCCACCGCCACCCACTGGCCACGCGGGTTGATCAGATGACGAACCTTGTCGGCCTGCAGGCGCATCGACAATTCGCGGCTACCTTTGAGGGTGACCAGCAGGGTGTCGCCGCTCTGGATCGAACCGCCATTACCGGTGACCTGGTAACGGCCCGGCGCCAAAGCACGGCATTCAATCAGGGTGTGTTCTGGGTTGAGCAGGTTGTAGCGAAAATCGTGTTCAGCCATGGAGCCTCCAAATAGGCGCAAATGCTACCACGCAGCCGCTATTGGCTGCGTTGGCCTGCTGCTTCAGGCGTTGACTTCAGCTTCGCGGGCCAGCCGATCGATGGCGGCATCCAGCTCATCCAGGGCGTGTTGGGCGGCCGGATCATTCTGTTTCAGCAGGGTTTCGCTGCGTTGGCAGGCGGCGCGCAGCTGCGGCACGCCGCAGTAGCGGGTAGCGCCGTGCAGGCGGTGCACGCGTTCGATCAGGCTGTTGCGCTCGCCGCTGTCGCGCGCCTGGCGAATGGCCTGACGGTCGCCGGGCAGGCCGGCGAGCAACATGCTCAACATATCGGCGGCCAGGTCCGCCTTGCCGGCAGCCAGGCGCAGGCCTTCGTCAGCATCTAGTACGCTGAGGTTGTTATGCGTGGTGCTGATGCCAGTGTGCTCATTGCTCTGGTTGCGCAGGGCCAGGCCGGTCCATTTGAGTACCACCTGGGCCAGTTGCCGCTCGCTGATCGGCTTGGTCAGGTAGTCATCCAGGCCGCTTTGCAGCAGGGCGCGTTTCTCGTTGGCGAGGGCGTGGGCGGTCAGCGCGACAATTGGCACCGGGCCCTGGTTGCGCTCGTTTTCCCGTTGGCGAATCGCTTCGGTGGCCTGGCGGCCGTCCATGCCGGGCATTTGTACATCCATAAAGATCAAGTCGAACGTCTGCTCGGCGGCTTTCTCCACAGCCTCATAGCCGCTGTTGGCGATGCTCACCTGTGCACCCATGTCGTCCAGCAGGGTTTGCACCAGGAGCAGGTTGGCCGGGTTGTCGTCGACGCAGAGAATCTGCGGCGGGCGACTCGGGGCGCTCTGCTTGTTTTCTGCGCGGTTCTGCCGTGGGCTGACCAGCTCGGCCAGGCCGCGTTGCAGCTTACGGGTGCAAGCGGGCTTGGCCTGCAGCTGGCTGTATGCATCCGGCAACAGGCTGTGATAGAGCGACTGTTCGGTGGTGGGGCACAGCAGCAGGGTTTTGCAGGCCAGGCGTTCGAGCTCCCAGATGCGCTGATCGAGGCGCTCCGGCGGCAAGGTCTGGGTGCTGACGCCGAGCACCGCCAGTTCGATTGGCTGGGCGCTATGTCGCGCCTCGGCCACGGCGCTGAGCAGGCTGTCGAGGTTGTCGAAGCCGCTGACCTGAAGGCCGCAGTCTTCCAGTTGATGTTGCAGGGCCTGACGCGCCAGGTCGTGGTGTTCCAGGGCGGCCGCGCGGCGGCCGAGCAGCGGTGGCCGCGGCAGGTCTTCGGCATCGTCGCGGGCCTTGGGCAGGCTCAGGGTGATCCAGAACTCCGAGCCTTCTTCAGGCGTGCTGTCGACGCCGATTTCGCCGCCCATCTGTTCGATCAGGCGCTTGGAAATCACCAGGCCCAGGCCGGTGCCGCCGGCCTGACGGCTGAGCGAGTTATCGGCCTGGCTGAAGGCCTGGAACAGCTCGCGCAGGTCGTCATCGGACAGGCCGATGCCGGTGTCCT
This DNA window, taken from Pseudomonas sp. SG20056, encodes the following:
- a CDS encoding ATP-binding protein — its product is MLKDLGIKGRVLMLTLLPTSLLALVLGGYFTWVQLSGLQGQLLQRGQMIIEQLAPLAAPALHAGDSEVLQRIASQALDQPDVRAVSFLAAERNTLAHAGPSMLNPSPAAGEPQPAQNSNQNATRFLLPVYQQHLSITGKANDEPGTRLLGWVELELSHHSTLLSGYRSLLASLLLIATGLMVTALLAVRMSRTINDPLRQIKQSVAQLKDGHLETRLPPLGSHELDELASGINRMAESLQNAQEELQHSVDQATEDVRQNLETIEIQNIELDLARKEALEASRIKSEFLANMSHEIRTPLNGILGFTNLLQKSELTPRQQDYLGTIEKSADSLLAIINEILDFSKIEAGKLVLENIPFNLRDLLQDTLTILAPAAHAKQLELLSLVYRDTPLSLIGDPLRLKQVLTNLVSNAIKFTRAGTIVIRAMLEDESADRAQLRISVQDTGIGLSDDDLRELFQAFSQADNSLSRQAGGTGLGLVISKRLIEQMGGEIGVDSTPEEGSEFWITLSLPKARDDAEDLPRPPLLGRRAAALEHHDLARQALQHQLEDCGLQVSGFDNLDSLLSAVAEARHSAQPIELAVLGVSTQTLPPERLDQRIWELERLACKTLLLCPTTEQSLYHSLLPDAYSQLQAKPACTRKLQRGLAELVSPRQNRAENKQSAPSRPPQILCVDDNPANLLLVQTLLDDMGAQVSIANSGYEAVEKAAEQTFDLIFMDVQMPGMDGRQATEAIRQRENERNQGPVPIVALTAHALANEKRALLQSGLDDYLTKPISERQLAQVVLKWTGLALRNQSNEHTGISTTHNNLSVLDADEGLRLAAGKADLAADMLSMLLAGLPGDRQAIRQARDSGERNSLIERVHRLHGATRYCGVPQLRAACQRSETLLKQNDPAAQHALDELDAAIDRLAREAEVNA